In Prunus dulcis chromosome 2, ALMONDv2, whole genome shotgun sequence, a single genomic region encodes these proteins:
- the LOC117619371 gene encoding very-long-chain enoyl-CoA reductase-like — protein MLTYIFPPPPSLFVTAMTVISFTSSASLGLSELRGKHLHYSKFLNSGSKTSAAKKIKLSSRTGMLIAYNPAFLAGVASFLLYPQENIRILLLCLALTIHFFKRIFEVLFVHNYSGEMNLDVVLAISLSYFLSTTTVTYAQYLAQGFPEPSVDLKYLGCLLFLIGISGNFYHHYLLSKIRSKGDKDYKIPKGGLFGLVICPHYLFEIVGFVGISLISQTLYAFSFTIGSALYLIGRSRATRRWYLSKFDHFPKNVKALIPFVL, from the exons ATGTTGACGTATATTTTCCCACCACCTCCTTCTCTTTTCGTCACAGCAATGACAGTGATTAGCTTCACATCATCCGCTAGTCTTGGGCTTTCGGAGCTGAGGGGAAAGCACTTACACTATTCGAAGTTCTTGAATTCCGGTTCTAAAACCTCTgctgcaaagaaaattaaactatCTAGTAGAACAGGCATGCTAATAGCTTATAATCCTGCATTTCTCGCTGGTGTCGCATCATTTTTGCTTTATCCTCAAGAGAATATCAGAATCTTATTGCTTTGTTTAGCCCTAACCATTCATTTTTTCAAAAGGATTTTTGAG GTTCTGTTTGTTCACAACTATAGTGGAGAGATGAATCTTGATGTTGTGTTGGCCATCTCTCTCAGTTATTTTCTGTCTACCACAACTGTGACTTACGCTCAATACTTAGCGCAAGGGTTTCCGGAGCCATCAGTTGATTTGAAGTACCTTGGATGTCTGCTGTTTCTAATAGGGATCTCTGGCAATTTCTATCATCACTACCTTCTTTCTAAAATTCGGTCAAAGGGTGACAAGGATTATAAGATTCCCAAAGGCGGTTTGTTTGGACTCGTGATATGCCCCCACTATCTTTTTGAAATCGTAGGATTTGTGGGGATTTCTCTTATTTCTCAAACTCTCTATGCATTCTCGTTCACCATAGGGTCAGCTTTATACTTGATTGGAAGGAGCCGTGCTACGAGAAGATGGtatctttccaagtttgatcaTTTTCCCAAAAATGTCAAGGCTCTCATTCCATTTGTTTTATAG